The sequence CAATACAGCTCAAGCGCCGCGCGGATTTGATTCCCAACCTGATCGAAACCGTGCGCGGATACGCCTCGCATGAAAAAGAGGTGTTTGAATCCGTCACCAGGGCGCGCGCCGCGACGGTATCCCCACAAGCCCTCGAGCACCCGGCACAGGCTGCGCAAGCCGAAGGCGAGCTTCAGGGAGCTCTCAAGAGCCTATTCGCGGTCTCAGAGGCTTACCCGCAATTAGTCGCCTCGGCTAACTTTCTCGAGCTACAGCGCGAGCTAACCGACACTGAGGACAAGGTGATGG is a genomic window of Candidatus Aquiluna sp. UB-MaderosW2red containing:
- a CDS encoding LemA family protein, producing MDIAFWIVLGIIVVTVIFLWATYNQLVTLKVRVDEAWSDITIQLKRRADLIPNLIETVRGYASHEKEVFESVTRARAATVSPQALEHPAQAAQAEGELQGALKSLFAVSEAYPQLVASANFLELQRELTDTEDKVMASRRFFNGGVRELNIKLEQFPTNFFARSLGFIAREFFDVEDVAAIQNPPQVSF